A genome region from Triticum aestivum cultivar Chinese Spring chromosome 2B, IWGSC CS RefSeq v2.1, whole genome shotgun sequence includes the following:
- the LOC123040948 gene encoding uncharacterized protein, producing MFPFAVVTAGAAAAAGEELGVGGMIPPFFTRPEYMGRIVQMRGLDTQHCDAREVASSIHGQDDGDLEALIIYRQQGLVIAVFGTTQGARLQALESDDNWISIFGRKVTCELVCDPALFTGPPAPAPPDELLPVRAAPYSGMHPMAIQAVHDLYEEERKVCAPDDVHAIAGVLLKFAALSQPDLLRLSSFPDRAVLLLGIHPARNWDYFVAAMSTYGGLEELVLCPPSSAALVIFKSWSSASKVCWETTARCLSLGFIEGRPVPGWERAARIADEVHALLLRVDAAVRM from the coding sequence ATGTTCCCATTCGCCGTTGTCACTGCTGGAGCAGCTGCAGCTGCCGGAGAGGAGCTGGGAGTAGGAGGTATGATCCCCCCCTTCTTTACTCGGCCAGAGTACATGGGGCGCATTGTTCAGATGCGAGGACTCGACACGCAGCACTGCGACGCTCGCGAGGTGGCCAGCTCCATCCACGGCCAGGACGACGGCGACTTGGAGGCTTTGATCATCTACAGGCAGCAGGGGCTAGTGATCGCTGTGTTCGGCACCACGCAAGGTGCTCGTCTGCAGGCCCTCGAGTCAGACGATAACTGGATCAGCATCTTCGGCCGGAAGGTGACCTGCGAGCTCGTCTGCGACCCCGCGCTCTTCACCGGTCCTCCAGCTCCGGCGCCACCAGACGAGCTGCTCCCAGTCCGAGCTGCACCTTACTCAGGCATGCATCCGATGGCGATTCAGGCAGTGCACGACCTATACGAGGAGGAGAGGAAGGTCTGTGCTCCTGATGATGTCCACGCCATTGCCGGTGTGCTTCTCAAGTTCGCTGCTCTTTCCCAGCCCGACCTTCTCCGGCTCAGCAGTTTTCCGGACAGGGCCGTGCTTCTACTGGGGATTCATCCGGCCAGAAACTGGGATTACTTTGTGGCGGCTATGAGCACGTATGGTGGCCTTGAGGAGCTGGTCCTCTGTCCGCCCAGCAGCGCTGCTCTGGTTATTTTCAAGTCCTGGAGCTCGGCGTCCAAGGTTTGTTGGGAGACTACAGCCAGGTGCTTGAGCTTGGGCTTCATCGAGGGTCGGCCCGTGCCGGGATGGGAGCGTGCTGCTCGGATCGCCGACGAGGTACACGCACTGCTACTCCGCGTCGACGCGGCCGTCAGGATGTGA